The DNA sequence GGCGCCTCCGGAACCAACCCAGGTTAGACCTCCGGTGAGGGTCTTTACAACCCCCCCAAAGACCCCTCCATCCGAAACCACCAAGTTGTCTCCTAATGATGAAGTTATGCATTATGAACGTGATATTGCCAGTTACGGGTCTGTTTTGAAAAAAATCCCCCAAACCCGTCGAACTCGCAACAAAGGCGAAAAAGTTTATCCCATAGATTTAAACCTTAAAAATGCCGATCTAGTAGAAGCGGTCCGGGTCATTGCCGATGTCATCGGCCTCAATTATTCCATCGATCCCAAAGTTAAGGGCACCGTTTCGGTGCGGGCCACAGGCAGGCTGGGACAGAGCGAATTGTTGTCCATCATGGAAACCCTGCTATCCATTAATGGGGCCACCATGATTAGAGCCGACGGGCTGTATAAAATTGTTCCGTCCGATAAAGCTTTTACTCAAGGTATGCCTGTCTATAGCCAGGGGACAGTCCCAGCCGGGATGAGAACTCAGGTAGTCTTTTTGGATCAGACCCCTGCCAAAGAAATGGCCGATGCCTTAAAGCCCCTGGTGTCGCCAGCCGGTGCCATTAGCGCCGTCGGCCATAATTTTATTGTCCTGTCGGATAACCCGGATAATCTGGATCGCCTGGTCAATCTGATTACCCTTTTAGATTCAAGGGGTCTGGCAGAAAGCTCGGTTAAGGTCATCAGGGTAAAAAACACCGGCCCCGGCGAGGTCATCAAAGAATTGGAAACCATTTTCTCATCATATGGGACCGGCGGTGAGAAAGGAAGGTTCGGGGTAAGTTTTATGCCGGTGGAACGCCTCAACGCCGTAATGATCCTTGCTCCCTCCCGGGCCTTGATGGATCGGGCTTCCTACTGGATTAAGCAGCTCGATATGCAAACCGACCTGCTGGCCAACATGCACGTCTATCAAGTGGAAAACTATAAGGCCAAGAATCTGGCCAGTCTCTTGACTCAGGTTTACGGCGGCACGCCTGCTGCTGACGCCATCAAGGAGACTGGGCCGGAGAGAACAACCACTGGTGGAACTTCCGGTCTCGAGGGTGGCCTGGGAACCTCTGGTGGCTTGGGGGGAGGTAGGTCCGGTCAGACGGGCACTGCCATGCAGACAACCTCCGGCACGCTGGGGACCGGCGCTAATATGTTGTCTGCCCCGGGCGAGGCAAGCCCTCTCAGCGGCGCCTCGGCCTCGGCAGCGCCCTTAAAGGAAAGAGCAACCGCCCTGGATGCCGCCAGCGGCACGACCCCCAAAGAGGGCGTCAGGATCATCCCCGATGAAGAAAACAATCTGCTGGTAATTATGGCCCCGCCCTATGAATGGAAAATCATCTCCCGGCTCCTCAAACAGTTGGACATCATGCCCCGCCAGGTGCTCAACGAGGTTTTAATCGCCGAGGTCCGTCTCACCGACGACCTTAAATACGGGTTGGAATTTCTCCTTGGCCAATCTCCAACAACTGCAACCGAAAGCACCTCCGACAACAGCGGGGCGCTGGTGGCCAGCAGCACTTCCACTACCATAGTTCCAGGCACGATTCAGGGAGTAGATATTAACAGTCCGGCCTCAGCTCAATTTGCCGCGGCCAGCGGTTTGACCTTCGTGGCTTTGGATACGGCCAACAAATTGAAGGGCCTGATCAATCTCCTGTCCTCCGAGGGTAAAGTCAATATTTTGGCCTCTCCCCACATTATGGCCGCCAATAACCAGGAAGCCCGTATCATGATTGGCGAAGAGGTCCCAATTCTCAGTTCCCAATCCATACCTTTGGTTAGTCAGACGACTTCCTTCCAAACCAACACCGTCCAGTA is a window from the Desulfobacca acetoxidans DSM 11109 genome containing:
- the gspD gene encoding type II secretion system secretin GspD — its product is MHYERDIASYGSVLKKIPQTRRTRNKGEKVYPIDLNLKNADLVEAVRVIADVIGLNYSIDPKVKGTVSVRATGRLGQSELLSIMETLLSINGATMIRADGLYKIVPSDKAFTQGMPVYSQGTVPAGMRTQVVFLDQTPAKEMADALKPLVSPAGAISAVGHNFIVLSDNPDNLDRLVNLITLLDSRGLAESSVKVIRVKNTGPGEVIKELETIFSSYGTGGEKGRFGVSFMPVERLNAVMILAPSRALMDRASYWIKQLDMQTDLLANMHVYQVENYKAKNLASLLTQVYGGTPAADAIKETGPERTTTGGTSGLEGGLGTSGGLGGGRSGQTGTAMQTTSGTLGTGANMLSAPGEASPLSGASASAAPLKERATALDAASGTTPKEGVRIIPDEENNLLVIMAPPYEWKIISRLLKQLDIMPRQVLNEVLIAEVRLTDDLKYGLEFLLGQSPTTATESTSDNSGALVASSTSTTIVPGTIQGVDINSPASAQFAAASGLTFVALDTANKLKGLINLLSSEGKVNILASPHIMAANNQEARIMIGEEVPILSSQSIPLVSQTTSFQTNTVQYRNTGIILTVKPQINAKGLVTLEIAQEVSNATATTTGVTSSPTFTVRHAKTQLITGDNQTVVLGGLIREDLTETQAGIPGLRRIPLLGPLFGSTGVSRQKTELVVLITPHIVTNLQEGARVTHEMKEKVGVQEIKTERRTPEPSTYPREVAPPAY